Proteins co-encoded in one Arthrobacter sp. ERGS1:01 genomic window:
- a CDS encoding permease prefix domain 1-containing protein has product MSSAENPNIHRYLDDAFADVSMNAELRDLKEEIRSNLAERVAELTGQGATPADAAARAIDEFGDLGEVISSVQSGQGAEPLSKAATQAQAFAVNKVTPRPGFVIGTVILALVAVASLLWFILILAGSNPGAGDAGTGPAAAVLAGFAATLSIGAITAWSLRQETSQDHPVPLRRALGYGAGAAAAVAGLFLMSLVVLAGMGLLFAGAFVLLGAVVIFIKLGLSQSNRKKAWAREVQRDYQGMDRFSQDPVAAARFGIYTAVIWLVALALFVWLSFTAGFAYSWLALLAGLVVFMLVLARMLFPSGEGSLHKSKEK; this is encoded by the coding sequence GTGAGCAGCGCCGAGAACCCCAACATCCACCGCTACCTCGACGACGCCTTCGCGGACGTGTCCATGAACGCCGAACTCCGGGACCTCAAGGAGGAGATCCGCTCCAACCTGGCCGAACGCGTGGCGGAACTGACGGGGCAGGGGGCCACCCCGGCCGACGCCGCCGCCCGGGCCATCGACGAGTTCGGCGACCTCGGCGAGGTGATCTCCTCGGTGCAGTCGGGCCAAGGCGCGGAGCCGTTGTCCAAAGCGGCCACCCAGGCCCAGGCATTCGCCGTCAACAAGGTCACCCCGCGCCCCGGCTTCGTCATCGGGACCGTGATCCTGGCGCTCGTTGCCGTTGCGTCCCTGCTCTGGTTCATCTTGATCCTTGCCGGCAGCAATCCGGGTGCCGGCGATGCGGGGACCGGCCCCGCGGCGGCCGTGCTGGCCGGATTTGCCGCGACGCTCTCCATCGGCGCCATCACGGCGTGGAGCCTGCGCCAGGAAACCAGCCAGGACCACCCCGTGCCGCTGCGCCGGGCCCTGGGCTATGGCGCGGGTGCCGCGGCCGCCGTCGCCGGCCTGTTCCTGATGTCCTTGGTGGTCCTGGCCGGCATGGGGCTGCTGTTCGCCGGCGCATTCGTGCTGCTGGGCGCGGTGGTGATCTTCATCAAGCTGGGCCTGTCCCAAAGCAACCGGAAAAAGGCGTGGGCGCGCGAGGTCCAGCGCGACTACCAGGGCATGGACAGGTTCTCCCAGGACCCCGTGGCCGCCGCCCGCTTCGGCATCTACACGGCGGTGATCTGGCTCGTGGCGCTGGCGCTGTTCGTGTGGCTGAGCTTCACGGCCGGCTTTGCCTACTCCTGGCTCGCGCTGCTCGCGGGGCTCGTCGTCTTCATGCTGGTCCTGGCCCGGATGCTGTTCCCTTCCGGAGAGGGGTCGCTGCACAAGTCAAAGGAGAAGTAG
- a CDS encoding ATP-binding cassette domain-containing protein, translated as MAHASSTPALEASGLVKSYPGGHGLPRVEALSALSFAVEPGTIFGLLGPNGAGKSTTVKILSTLSRADSGQAFVAGFDVARNPGRVRRAIGLVAQKQVCDPMDTGRENLVLAGRLQGLSGPAAKARATELLDRFSLTDSAHRLVKTYSGGMARKLDVALGLMHRPQVLFLDEPTAGLDPEARAEMWAELETMARAEEMTVLLTTHYLEEADRLASRLAIVDHGTVVVEGTPEELKDALHGDAVAVELAGGAQAAMAALELLSGDGLLREVLADGGTLHGRADSGAAALPQLLARLDAAGLPVASATVSRPSLDDVYLRHTGHAFAAQGSATSGSGMESERVA; from the coding sequence ATGGCACACGCATCATCCACACCGGCACTGGAAGCCTCCGGGCTGGTCAAGTCCTACCCGGGCGGGCACGGCTTGCCCCGTGTCGAGGCCCTCTCCGCACTGAGCTTCGCCGTCGAACCGGGCACCATCTTCGGCCTGCTGGGCCCCAACGGCGCCGGGAAATCCACCACCGTCAAGATCCTCTCCACGCTGTCCCGCGCCGATTCCGGCCAGGCGTTCGTGGCCGGGTTCGACGTCGCCCGCAACCCCGGGCGCGTCCGTCGCGCCATCGGGCTGGTCGCCCAAAAACAAGTCTGCGACCCCATGGACACGGGCAGGGAAAACCTTGTCCTGGCGGGCCGGCTGCAGGGGCTGTCCGGGCCCGCCGCCAAGGCCCGGGCCACGGAATTGCTGGACCGGTTCTCCCTGACGGACTCCGCGCACCGCCTCGTGAAGACGTATTCGGGCGGCATGGCACGCAAGCTCGACGTCGCCCTGGGGCTCATGCACCGCCCACAGGTGTTGTTCCTCGACGAGCCCACCGCGGGCCTCGACCCGGAGGCCCGAGCCGAAATGTGGGCCGAACTGGAGACCATGGCCCGCGCGGAGGAAATGACGGTGCTGCTGACCACCCACTACCTCGAGGAGGCCGACCGGCTCGCCAGCAGGCTCGCCATCGTCGACCACGGCACGGTGGTGGTCGAGGGCACCCCGGAGGAACTCAAGGATGCCCTGCACGGTGACGCGGTCGCCGTCGAACTCGCCGGAGGGGCGCAGGCCGCCATGGCCGCACTGGAACTGCTGTCCGGCGACGGGCTGCTGCGGGAGGTGCTCGCCGACGGCGGCACGTTGCACGGCCGGGCCGATTCTGGGGCGGCGGCACTCCCGCAGCTCCTGGCCCGGCTGGATGCGGCGGGCCTCCCCGTCGCGTCCGCCACCGTCTCCCGGCCCAGCCTGGACGACGTCTACCTGCGCCACACGGGCCACGCCTTCGCTGCACAAGGCTCCGCCACCAGCGGCTCCGGCATGGAATCGGAGCGTGTGGCATGA
- a CDS encoding ABC transporter permease, which yields MSALTAGAHTAILTGRALRGFFRFPMYLAMNLIQPVIWLLLFGQLFKSVVSIPGFTGGGNYLVFLTPGIVMMMALFGSAWAGTSYIQDMDSGVMDRFLASPTNRGAMIVATMLYQAVLTVIQTVVVLGVAWLAGARFDGGWLGLVVLLLAAVLLTSVFSAFSNAVALLTGDHTALIGISQLISFPLMFLSSAIMDTGLSPAWVRQVARFNPFEWAVVAGRGALQTVPDWGVVWANLGLLAGLAVVMSWLAARAFGGYQRSL from the coding sequence ATGAGCGCCCTGACAGCCGGCGCGCACACGGCCATCCTCACGGGCAGGGCGTTGCGCGGCTTCTTCCGTTTCCCCATGTACCTGGCCATGAACCTGATCCAGCCCGTCATCTGGCTGCTGCTGTTCGGCCAGCTGTTCAAGTCGGTCGTCAGCATTCCGGGATTCACCGGCGGCGGCAACTACCTGGTGTTCCTGACCCCCGGCATCGTGATGATGATGGCACTCTTTGGCAGCGCCTGGGCCGGGACGTCGTACATCCAGGACATGGACAGCGGGGTCATGGACCGGTTCCTCGCCTCGCCCACCAACCGCGGCGCCATGATCGTGGCGACCATGCTGTACCAGGCCGTGCTGACGGTGATCCAGACGGTCGTGGTGCTGGGCGTTGCCTGGCTGGCCGGTGCGAGGTTCGACGGCGGCTGGCTGGGGCTCGTAGTGCTCTTGCTGGCCGCGGTGCTGCTGACAAGCGTGTTCTCGGCCTTCTCCAACGCCGTGGCGTTGCTGACCGGTGACCACACCGCCCTCATCGGGATCTCGCAGCTGATCTCCTTCCCGCTGATGTTCCTGAGTTCGGCCATCATGGACACGGGCCTTTCCCCTGCGTGGGTGCGCCAGGTGGCCCGCTTCAACCCCTTCGAGTGGGCCGTGGTGGCCGGGCGCGGCGCCCTGCAAACCGTCCCGGACTGGGGCGTCGTCTGGGCCAACCTCGGCCTGCTCGCCGGCCTGGCCGTGGTCATGTCCTGGCTGGCCGCGCGGGCGTTTGGCGGCTACCAGCGCTCCCTCTAG